From Brassica oleracea var. oleracea cultivar TO1000 chromosome C3, BOL, whole genome shotgun sequence, a single genomic window includes:
- the LOC106330046 gene encoding uncharacterized protein LOC106330046, which produces MFVMDLRRQFFMVRFELEEEYMAALVGGPWRAFGSYLMVQAWSPEFYLLKDEIVTTPVWVRLSNIPVNFYHKTILMGIAKGLGRSIKVDLTTLNFERARFARICMEINPQKPLKGTVMINGERYFVSYEGISTICSTCGVYGHLVPACPRNVMERALAPVTDPLNMNLQSTAVTGNVTDFTPARQTRRKAEQQRSTRSSMRSNDGRAMMGSKIREVRNADVAKEVTVSNRFGSLGEVEVMEVREDEEGRNEENKENENNVNIRLGDSSGTRVEVMAFGLTGNKGNHLFTRVGSKEKKTSNMRNPNVQKPKSKVIGPTRGLVFGPTRGEIDMSVNGKRLRVEKESLGRPGGVFTGDGDSAEKESQLDLAGEQRSTGKESSLTDDLDPHLDQVGEALKSVEA; this is translated from the coding sequence ATGTTTGTGATGGATCTCCGTAGGCAATTCTTCATGGTGCGATTTGAGTTGGAGGAAGAGTATATGGCTGCCCTAGTAGGGGGACCATGGAGGGCATTCGGGAGTTATCTTATGGTACAAGCATGGTCTCCTGAATTCTATCTGCTGAAGGATGAGATAGTCACGACGCCAGTTTGGGTGCGTTTATCGAATATCCCAGTGAACTTTTACCATAAAACAATTCTGATGGGAATTGCGAAAGGATTAGGAAGATCGATTAAAGTTGACCTGACAACTTTAAACTTTGAGAGAGCTAGATTTGCCAGAATCTGCATGGAGATTAATCCCCAAAAACCATTGAAGGGGACAGTAATGATAAATGGTGAGAGGTACTTTGTCTCATATGAGGGAATTTCAACTATTTGCTCGACATGCGGTGTGTATGGACACCTAGTTCCCGCATGCCCACGGAATGTTATGGAGAGAGCCCTTGCACCTGTGACCGACCCACTGAACATGAACCTTCAGAGTACCGCAGTAACAGGGAATGTGACGGACTTTACACCAGCGAGACAGACAAGGAGAAAGGCTGAGCAACAAAGGAGTACAAGGAGTTCTATGAGAAGTAATGATGGGAGAGCTATGATGGGGAGTAAGATAAGAGAAGTACGTAATGCGGATGTGGCAAAGGAAGTAACGGTGTCAAATAGATTCGGAAGTTTAGGTGAGGTAGAGGTGATGGAGGTACGAGAGGATGAGGAGGGAAGAAATGAAGAGAATAAAGAAAATGAGAACAATGTGAACATACGGTTGGGAGATTCGAGTGGAACGCGTGTGGAAGTGATGGCCTTTGGTTTAACGGGGAACAAAGGAAATCACTTGTTTACTCGAGTGGGCTCTAAAGAGAAGAAGACAAGTAATATGAGAAACCCAAATGTCCAAAAGCCCAAATCGAAAGTTATTGGGCCAACGCGGGGACTTGTTTTTGGTCCAACCAGAGGTGAAATCGACATGTCGGTGAACGGAAAACGTTTACGAGTTGAGAAGGAGAGTCTCGGCAGACCAGGTGGTGTTTTCACCGGAGATGGGGACTCAGCTGAGAAAGAGAGTCAGTTGGATCTTGCTGGGGAACAGAGGAGCACGGGAAAAGAGAGCTCACTCACTGATGATTTGGATCCTCATTTGGATCAAGTGGGAGAGGCCTTGAAGAGTGTGGAGGCATAA
- the LOC106333165 gene encoding protein transport Sec1b — translation MSFSDSGSSSNGGDYKTFRQITRERLLYEMLRPESSKSTWKVLVVDELTVKILSSACKMSEFTQQGISLVEIITKQRQPMTSMEAIYFIQPTEANVNAFLSDMTGQSPLYKKAFVFFSSPVSRSLVTLIRKDMKAMKRIGALKEMNLEYISLDSQGFITNNENALEDLYSDEENHQRADACLNVVAKRIATVLASLKEYPFVRYRGAKGLDATTMTTYRELIPTKLAASVWNCLTKYKQTIEDFPQTETCELLILDRSIDQIAPLIHEWTYDAMCHDLLKMEGNKYTHEVPSKTGDNTEKKEVLLDEEDPIWVELRDVHIADASERLHEKMTNFVSKNKAAQLKQSSKDFGDLSSKDLQKMVHALPQYSEQIDKLSLHVDIARTINRTIMEQGLRELGQLEQDLVFGDAGRKDVIKFLSTNNDINQESKLRLMMIFAEIYPKKFAGEKGRKMMELAKLSGDDVVAVNNLRLLGPVHTECKSSTTGSFPLKFDVLKTKRAARRDRVGDTQTWMLSRFYPIIEELVEKLNKGHLPKQDYPCMNEPRPTFYSSSQSPSASPVLPHSRRTPSWARRHLSDDGYFSDSVLGRASSCIKKKGRRIFVFIVGGATRSELRACHKLTEKLDREIILGSSSFLDPHTFLTKMKQMNEEEEISLDDIDI, via the exons ATGTCATTCTCCGATTCTGGATCGTCCTCAAATGGCGGAGATTACAAGACTTTCAGGCAGATCACACGAGAGA GATTACTGTATGAAATGCTTAGGCCAGAGAGCTCGAAATCAACTTGGAAG GTACTTGTTGTGGACGAGCTCACTGTGAAGATATTGTCATCTGCCTGCAAAATGTCTGAGTTCACACAGCAAGGCATTTCTT TGGTTGAGATCATAACTAAACAGAGACAGCCTATGACTTCCATGGAAGCCATTTACTTTATTCAACCAACTGAAGCAAA TGTTAATGCGTTTTTATCAGATATGACTGGACAATCACCACTTTACAAGAA GGCTTTCGTTTTCTTTAGTTCTCCTGTTTCGAGAAGCTTAGTTACTCTCATTAGGAAGGACATGAAAGCGATGAAACGCATTGGCGCACTGAAAGAG ATGAACTTGGAGTACATTAGCCTGGACAGCCAG GGGTTCATTACGAATAACGAAAATGCTCTAGAAGACCTTTATAGCGATGAGGAAAACCATCAGAGAGCAGATGCCTGCTTGAATGTGGTAGCTAAACGCATTGCTACAGTTTTGGCCTCACTAAAG GAATACCCCTTTGTACGCTACCGTGGAGCCAAAGGTCTTGATGCCACAACAATGACAACTTACAGAGAGTTGATTCCTACAAAGCTTGCTGCTAGTGTGTGGAATTGTCTGACAAAATACAAACAGACAATTGAAGATTTTCCTCAGACTGAAACATGTGAACTACTTATCCTGGATCGATCCATAGACCAG ATCGCACCTCTCATTCATGAATGGACATATGATGCAATGTGCCACGATCTGCTTAAAATGGAAGGAAATAAATACACACATGAG GTTCCTAGTAAAACTGGTGATAATACTGAGAAGAAAGAGGTTCTTTTAGATGAAGAAGATCCCATTTGGGTGGAGCTTCGTGATGTTCACATTGCAGAT GCAAGTGAAAGATTGCATGAGAAGATGACAAACTTCGTGTCGAAGAACAAAGCCGCGCAACTAAAACAGAGTTCAAA AGACTTTGGTGACCTTTCATCAAAAGACTTGCAGAAGATGGTTCACGCTTTGCCTCAGTACAGTGAGCAAATTGATAAGCTCTCTCTTCATGTAGAT ATTGCTAGAACAATTAACAGGACTATAATGGAGCAAGGTCTAAGAGAACTCGGGCAACTAGAGCAGGACCTTGTTTTTGGGGATGCTGGAAGAAAAGACGTCATCAAATTCTTAAGCACCAACAAT GATATAAACCAAGAAAGCAAGCTACGGTTAATGATGATTTTTGCGGAAATCTACCCTAAGAAGTTTGCAGGTGAAAAGGGACGTAAGATGATGGAG CTAGCAAAATTGTCAGGGGATGATGTAGTAGCTGTGAACAATTTGAGATTACTTGGACCAGTACATACAGAGTGTAAAAGTAGCACAACTGGATCTTTCCCTCTCAAGTTTGATGTTCTTAAG ACGAAGCGAGCTGCTCGAAGAGACCGTGTTGGTGACACTCAAACATGGATGCTATCTCGTTTTTATCCAATCATAGAG GAACTCGTTGAGAAACTTAACAAAGGCCATTTGCCAAAACAAGATTACCCTTGTATGAATGAACCAAGACCAACCTTCTACTCTAGCTCTCAATCTCCATCAGCGAGTCCGGTGTTGCCTCATTCAAGACGAACACCAAGTTGGGCAAGACGCCATCTTTCTGACGATGGATATTTCAG TGACTCAGTTCTAGGACGAGCATCGAGCTGTATCAAGAAAAAGGGACGAAGAATTTTTGTCTTCATAGTAGGAGGAGCAACGAGATCCGAG TTAAGGGCTTGCCACAAGCTTACAGAGAAGCTTGACAGAGAAATTATTTTAGGCTCCTCCAGCTTCCTTGACCCCCACACTTTCCTCACG AAAATGAAACAAATGAATGAAGAAGAGGAGATTTCACTGGATGATATCGACATTTAG
- the LOC106330049 gene encoding F-box protein At4g00893-like — translation MSLLMLKDKIRASTVCKKWCEAAKSVRVVHKHQWFASIPTFGNSINLFDPLERKKYTLNLPEKGVTDVAYSKDGWLLMRRSSFVEFFFFNPYSRELISLPDNELPYQAIAFSSAPTSETCTLVTLNRISECIVAISTCYPGATEWITKKFHCAFGPNVHSNLVCVNDRFYCFTSGGVLFEFDPASRTLSHQAWDDVRFPEIHNNEWSYLPKELYLMEQKGELILMYTYGAEKPVMYKLVSSKWEEMSSTLDGLTIFASMYSSETRMDVLGMKNSVYFPKYGLRNNMQCVSYSYNDARYYPGQPERRLLCPVDSLWIDPPPFLM, via the coding sequence ATGTCACTGCTTATGTTAAAAGATAAAATTCGTGCATCTACCGTCTGCAAGAAATGGTGTGAAGCCGCTAAATCTGTTAGGGTTGTTCATAAGCATCAATGGTTTGCCTCCATTCCTACATTTGGAAACTCTATTAATCTTTTCGATCCATTGGAGAGGAAGAAGTACACACTGAATCTGCCCGAGAAAGGTGTAACTGATGTTGCTTACTCAAAAGACGGATGGTTGCTTATGCGCAGATCATCCTTTGTGGAATTCTTCTTCTTCAACCCCTACTCTCGGGAGCTCATAAGCTTGCCAGACAATGAATTGCCATATCAGGCAATTGCTTTCTCTTCTGCCCCTACATCAGAAACTTGTACTTTGGTCACATTAAACCGTATTTCAGAATGTATTGTGGCCATCAGCACTTGCTATCCTGGAGCAACTGAGTGGATAACCAAAAAGTTTCATTGCGCTTTTGGCCCCAATGTCCATAGCAACCTTGTATGTGTTAATGATCGCTTCTACTGCTTCACCTCAGGAGGTGTTTTATTTGAATTTGATCCAGCTTCTCGCACATTGAGTCATCAAGCATGGGATGATGTTAGATTCCCAGAAATTCATAACAATGAATGGTCGTATCTGCCAAAGGAACTGTACTTGATGGAGCAGAAAGGAGAGCTAATTCTCATGTATACATATGGCGCTGAGAAACCAGTGATGTATAAGTTGGTCTCTTCAAAATGGGAAGAGATGAGTAGTACACTAGACGGCTTGACAATCTTTGCAAGTATGTATTCCTCGGAGACCAGAATGGATGTTTTAGGGATGAAGAACAGCGTGTACTTCCCAAAGTATGGCTTACGTAACAACATGCAATGTGTATCCTACTCATATAATGATGCCAGGTACTATCCGGGTCAGCCGGAACGACGATTACTATGCCCTGTTGATAGTCTTTGGATCGACCCACCACCATTTCTAATGTAA
- the LOC106336330 gene encoding cytochrome P450 76C2-like isoform X1, with protein MSPISNLFTDNTMNVPPYAILVLTTIITVFWFLLKRSPQPPLPPGPRGLPIVGNLPFLKPDLHTYFRDLAQEYGPIFKLNLGSKLTVVVNTPSLGREILKEQDINFSNRDVPLTARAITYGGLELVWLPYSAEWRTLRKVCVLKLLNRKTLDSIYELRRKEIRERTRFLYEKSQEEAAVNVGDQLFVTMMNLTINMLWGGSVKAEEMESVGTEFKVVVSEITRLLGEPNISDFFPWLARFDLQGLVKQMRVCARELDAIFDGAIEKMPKLESKDDGECKDFLQQLMKLKDQEANSEVPITVNHVKAVLTDMVIGGTDTSTNTIEFAMAELIKNPESMKRAQQELDEVVGKDNIVEESHITRLPYIVAIMKETLRLYPTVPLLVPHRPAETAVVGGYTVPKDTKIFINVWSIQRDPNVWENPNEFRPERFLDKKSCDFHGTDYSFLPFGSGRRICAGVALAERMVQYTLATLLHSFDWKIPEGHELNVEDKFGIVLKLKNPLIAMPVPRLSDPNLYL; from the exons ATGTCTCCGATCTCAAACCTCTTCACCGACAACACAATGAACGTTCCTCCTTACGCAATTCTCGTTCTCACTACTATCATTACAGTTTTTTGGTTCCTTCTCAAACGCTCGCCGCAAC CGCCTCTACCACCTGGACCCCGAGGGCTACCTATCGTCGGAAACCTCCCGTTTCTTAAGCCAGACCTTCACACCTACTTCAGAGACCTAGCTCAAGAATACGGTCCAATCTTCAAACTCAACCTTGGCTCAAAACTAACTGTCGTGGTCAACACTCCGTCGCTAGGTCGAGAGATCTTGAAAGAACAAGACATCAATTTCTCAAACCGTGACGTCCCTCTCACGGCTCGAGCCATTACCTATGGTGGTCTCGAACTTGTTTGGTTACCGTACAGTGCGGAGTGGAGAACGCTTAGAAAAGTTTGTGTTCTCAAACTACTTAACCGCAAAACGTTGGATTCAATTTACGAGCTAAGGCGCAAAGAGATCCGAGAGAGAACGAGGTTTTTATACGAGAAAAGTCAAGAAGAGGCGGCGGTTAACGTTGGTGATCAGTTGTTCGTGACGATGATGAATCTAACGATTAATATGTTGTGGGGAGGTTCGGTGAAAGCCGAGGAGATGGAGAGTGTTGGAACAGAGTTTAAAGTAGTGGTTTCTGAGATAACTAGGCTTTTGGGTGAGCCTAATATTTCGGATTTCTTTCCGTGGCTAGCGAGATTCGATCTTCAAGGGCTCGTGAAGCAGATGCGCGTGTGTGCTCGTGAGCTCGATGCCATATTCGACGGAGCCATTGAGAAGATGCCAAAACTAGAAAGTAAGGATGATGGTGAGTGCAAAGACTTTTTGCAACAGTTGATGAAGCTAAAGGACCAAGAAGCCAACTCGGAGGTTCCCATTACGGTTAACCATGTCAAAGCTGTTCTCACG GATATGGTGATTGGTGGTACTGATACATCTACAAACACGATAGAGTTTGCGATGGCCGAGCTTATAAAGAACCCAGAGTCGATGAAGAGAGCGCAACAAGAGCTAGACGAAGTTGTAGGAAAGGATAACATTGTTGAAGAATCACACATCACTAGACTACCTTACATAGTAGCCATTATGAAAGAAACACTTAGGCTTTACCCGACCGTTCCTTTGTTAGTCCCTCACCGTCCAGCTGAAACAGCTGTGGTCGGCGGTTACACCGTCCCTAAGGACACTAAAATCTTCATCAATGTTTGGTCTATTCAAAGAGACCCAAATGTGTGGGAAAACCCGAACGAATTTCGTCCCGAGAGGTTTCTTGATAAGAAGTCTTGTGATTTCCATGGAACTGACTATAGCTTTCTTCCTTTTGGATCTGGCCGGAGAATTTGCGCCGGTGTAGCACTCGCAGAGAGGATGGTTCAGTACACTCTTGCAACGCTGTTGCATTCATTCGATTGGAAGATTCCAGAAGGCCATGAGTTAAATGTGGAAGATAAGTTTGGTATTGTCTTGAAGCTCAAAAACCCTCTTATTGCCATGCCCGTTCCGAGGTTGTCTGATCCTAATCTTTATCTGTAG
- the LOC106336330 gene encoding cytochrome P450 76C2-like isoform X2: MSPISNLFTDNTMNVPPYAILVLTTIITVFWFLLKRSPQPPLPPGPRGLPIVGNLPFLKPDLHTYFRDLAQEYGPIFKLNLGSKLTVVVNTPSLGREILKEQDINFSNRDVPLTARAITYGGLELVWLPYSAEWRTLRKVCVLKLLNRKTLDSIYELRRKEIRERTRFLYEKSQEEAAVNVGDQLFVTMMNLTINMLWGGSVKAEEMESVGTEFKVVVSEITRLLGEPNISDFFPWLARFDLQGLVKQMRVCARELDAIFDGAIEKMPKLESKDDGECKDFLQQLMKLKDQEANSEVPITVNHVKAVLTDMVIGGTDTSTNTIEFAMAELIKNPESMKRAQQELDEVVGKDNIVEESHITRLPYIVAIMKETLRLYPTVPLLVPHRPAETAVVGGYTVPKDTKIFINVWSIQRDPNVWENPNEFRPERFLDKKSCDFHGTDYSFLPFGSGRRICAGVALAERMVQYTLATLLHSFDWKIPEGHELNVEDKFGIVLKLKNPLIAMPVPRLSDPNLYL, translated from the exons ATGTCTCCGATCTCAAACCTCTTCACCGACAACACAATGAACGTTCCTCCTTACGCAATTCTCGTTCTCACTACTATCATTACAGTTTTTTGGTTCCTTCTCAAACGCTC GCCGCAACCGCCTCTACCACCTGGACCCCGAGGGCTACCTATCGTCGGAAACCTCCCGTTTCTTAAGCCAGACCTTCACACCTACTTCAGAGACCTAGCTCAAGAATACGGTCCAATCTTCAAACTCAACCTTGGCTCAAAACTAACTGTCGTGGTCAACACTCCGTCGCTAGGTCGAGAGATCTTGAAAGAACAAGACATCAATTTCTCAAACCGTGACGTCCCTCTCACGGCTCGAGCCATTACCTATGGTGGTCTCGAACTTGTTTGGTTACCGTACAGTGCGGAGTGGAGAACGCTTAGAAAAGTTTGTGTTCTCAAACTACTTAACCGCAAAACGTTGGATTCAATTTACGAGCTAAGGCGCAAAGAGATCCGAGAGAGAACGAGGTTTTTATACGAGAAAAGTCAAGAAGAGGCGGCGGTTAACGTTGGTGATCAGTTGTTCGTGACGATGATGAATCTAACGATTAATATGTTGTGGGGAGGTTCGGTGAAAGCCGAGGAGATGGAGAGTGTTGGAACAGAGTTTAAAGTAGTGGTTTCTGAGATAACTAGGCTTTTGGGTGAGCCTAATATTTCGGATTTCTTTCCGTGGCTAGCGAGATTCGATCTTCAAGGGCTCGTGAAGCAGATGCGCGTGTGTGCTCGTGAGCTCGATGCCATATTCGACGGAGCCATTGAGAAGATGCCAAAACTAGAAAGTAAGGATGATGGTGAGTGCAAAGACTTTTTGCAACAGTTGATGAAGCTAAAGGACCAAGAAGCCAACTCGGAGGTTCCCATTACGGTTAACCATGTCAAAGCTGTTCTCACG GATATGGTGATTGGTGGTACTGATACATCTACAAACACGATAGAGTTTGCGATGGCCGAGCTTATAAAGAACCCAGAGTCGATGAAGAGAGCGCAACAAGAGCTAGACGAAGTTGTAGGAAAGGATAACATTGTTGAAGAATCACACATCACTAGACTACCTTACATAGTAGCCATTATGAAAGAAACACTTAGGCTTTACCCGACCGTTCCTTTGTTAGTCCCTCACCGTCCAGCTGAAACAGCTGTGGTCGGCGGTTACACCGTCCCTAAGGACACTAAAATCTTCATCAATGTTTGGTCTATTCAAAGAGACCCAAATGTGTGGGAAAACCCGAACGAATTTCGTCCCGAGAGGTTTCTTGATAAGAAGTCTTGTGATTTCCATGGAACTGACTATAGCTTTCTTCCTTTTGGATCTGGCCGGAGAATTTGCGCCGGTGTAGCACTCGCAGAGAGGATGGTTCAGTACACTCTTGCAACGCTGTTGCATTCATTCGATTGGAAGATTCCAGAAGGCCATGAGTTAAATGTGGAAGATAAGTTTGGTATTGTCTTGAAGCTCAAAAACCCTCTTATTGCCATGCCCGTTCCGAGGTTGTCTGATCCTAATCTTTATCTGTAG
- the LOC106328704 gene encoding maspardin encodes MKGVSSAPGDYVHFKSQVPLHKIPIGTKQWRYYDYGPKTVPPLICIPGIAGTADVYYKQIMALSMKGYRVISVDIPRVWSYHEWIQAFEKFLDTIDVHHVHLYGTSLGGFLAQLFAHHRPRRVKSLVLSNTYLDTRSFAAAMPWAPFVSWSPSFLLKRYVLTGIRDGPHEPFIADSVDFAVSQVETLSKDDLASRLTLTVEAASVGSLPHSDSFITIMDTNDYCAIPQVLKDELAERYPEARRAYLKTGGDFPFLSRPDEVNLHLQLHLRRVGVEPRPEVVKSISKDGTDGTDSNSQSKKKTDEDKEDRSNNTHQGSGSSTSDQSPTFPESSGSSNDPPLPTDSINPVSMDNLLVMQLITGEVYKSCVVFMLCYCTLVLVHGGFISRQSV; translated from the exons ATGAAGGGCGTCTCGTCAGCGCCTGGAGATTACGTCCACTTCAAATCTCAGGTTCCTCTTCACAAGATTCCC ATTGGAACAAAGCAATGGCGTTACTATGACTATGGTCCAAAGACTGTTCCTCCCCTCATTTGTATTCCTGGCATCGCTGGAACTGCTGATGTTTACTATAAACAGATCATGGCATTGTCTATGAAG GGTTATCGGGTAATTTCAGTAGACATTCCACGGGTTTGGAGTTATCATGAGTGGATTCAAGCATTTGAGAAATTCCTTGACACCATTGATGTTCATCAT GTGCATCTCTACGGTACTTCTCTTGGAGGCTTCTTAGCGCAACTCTTTGCTCATCACCGACCAAGAAGGGTTAAATCATTGGTTCTATCAAATACATATTTGGATACTCGCAGTTTTGCTGCTGCAATGCCATGGGCTCCTTT TGTAAGTTGGTCGCCTTCCTTTTTGCTGAAACGATACGTCTTAACAGGAATACGTGACGGACCTCACGAACCCTTTATCGCTGACTCTGTCGACTTTGCTGTCTCTCAG GTTGAGACATTGTCAAAAGATGATTTGGCTTCTCGGTTAACGTTAACAGTAGAGGCTGCTTCTGTGGGGTCTCTACCACACTCTGATTCATTCATCACTATAATGGAT ACCAATGATTACTGCGCAATTCCGCAAGTTCTGAAAGATGAACTTGCAGAGAGATATCCCGAAGCAAGGAGAGCATACTTAAAGACTGGAGGAGATTTTCCGTTCCTGTCACGGCCTGATGAAGTCAATCTGCATCTACAG CTGCACCTAAGGCGGGTAGGTGTAGAACCACGGCCTGAAGTGGTTAAGTCCATATCGAAAGACGGTACAGATGGCACAGATAGTAATAGCCAGAGCAAGAAGAAAACTGATGAGGATAAGGAAGACCGTAGCAACAATACGCACCAAGGCTCTGGAAGCTCAACTTCAGATCAATCACCAACATTCCCAGAAAGTTCCGGAAGCTCAAATGATCCACCTTTGCCGACAGACTCTATCAATCCTGTGTCTATGGACAACCTCCTAGTAATGCAACTGATCACTGGTGAAGTTTATAAGTCGTGTGTGGTTTTCATGTTGTGTTACTGTACATTGGTTTTGGTTCACGGTGGTTTCATCTCAAGACAGTCAGTTTAG
- the LOC106329312 gene encoding uncharacterized protein LOC106329312, translated as MFSRFLHRIRSSKTPITSLNSIKPFTSLNPKPPTRVAVFWDLDNKPPASHPPHDAAVKLRTAASSFGSVKLMVAYANRHAFSYVPAQVREERKDRKLLNQLENTGLAKPAEPYFCGVCDRRFYANEKLIAHFRQIHETENQKRVRQIEAAKGHQRVRLVAKYSMKMEKYKRAARNVLTPKEGYGLADELKRGGFWVKMVSDKPEAADRALKEHMVDVMDRREAECLVLVSDDSGFAEVLWEAKERCLRTVVIGDLSEGKLKRVADVAYSWKEVVMGKAKKEVEKVVGKWRDGDVLKKLEWSYDPVLEKERGFCCGDWDYGFDSDGDDDEVENGAEMGDGGDWWEMDDEDGAGSSRPCR; from the coding sequence ATGTTTTCTCGATTCCTCCACAGGATCCGAAGTTCAAAAACCCCAATCACGTCTCTCAATTCAATCAAACCTTTCACCTCGCTAAACCCTAAACCCCCAACCCGAGTCGCCGTCTTCTGGGACCTAGACAACAAACCACCCGCCTCCCACCCTCCCCACGACGCCGCCGTAAAGCTCCGAACCGCCGCGTCATCCTTCGGCTCCGTGAAACTAATGGTGGCCTACGCGAACCGCCACGCCTTCAGCTACGTCCCCGCGCAAGTCCGAGAGGAGAGGAAAGATCGTAAACTCCTTAACCAACTGGAGAACACCGGTTTAGCTAAACCGGCCGAGCCGTACTTCTGCGGCGTCTGCGACCGGAGATTCTACGCCAACGAGAAGCTCATCGCTCATTTCCGCCAGATCCACGAGACGGAGAATCAGAAGCGCGTGAGGCAGATCGAGGCTGCTAAGGGGCATCAGAGAGTGAGGCTTGTGGCCAAGTACTCGATGAAGATGGAGAAGTACAAACGAGCTGCGAGGAACGTTTTGACTCCTAAGGAAGGTTACGGTTTAGCTGATGAGCTGAAGCGTGGCGGGTTTTGGGTTAAGATGGTGAGTGATAAGCCCGAGGCGGCGGATAGAGCGTTGAAGGAGCATATGGTTGATGTGATGGATAGGAGGGAGGCTGAGTGTTTGGTTCTCGTGTCTGATGACTCTGGTTTCGCTGAGGTTTTGTGGGAGGCGAAGGAGAGGTGTTTGAGGACGGTGGTGATTGGGGATTTGAGTGAAGGGAAGCTGAAGAGGGTGGCTGACGTGGCGTATTCGTGGAAGGAGGTTGTGATGGGGAAGGCGAAGAAAGAAGTTGAGAAGGTTGTTGGGAAGTGGAGGGATGGAGATGTGTTGAAGAAGTTGGAGTGGAGTTATGATCCTGTTTTGGAGAAGGAGAGAGGTTTTTGTTGCGGGGATTGGGATTATGGGTTTGATTCTGATGGTGATGATGATGAGGTTGAGAATGGAGCTGAGATGGGAGATGGTGGTGATTGGTGGGAGATGGATGATGAAGATGGTGCTGGATCTTCGAGACCCTGTCGATGA
- the LOC106330048 gene encoding uncharacterized protein LOC106330048, producing the protein MIRPDVDYHIKHLDIRPPPSSGNSIFITVDTLSDGDIQLVPSVLIHISLRSLSLPYIRDLIQGQLTRRGWLGPEISTAATQLGFSPSGLLQDPPVTHRWLSDYLAPRISDLATELGYGRNGFCLSIVVKIITQSPFKYEVLSRMVQQGKTNTEELKSSQMETESCSICLDNLVSDDGSSSKRGVPTRITSSHVFHDGGARKGGRCHVDITRQQMRLCSKLRWNYR; encoded by the coding sequence ATGATTCGTCCCGATGTCGACTATCACATCAAACATTTGGATATACGTCCTCCTCCTTCATCAGGTAACTCAATCTTCATCACCGTCGATACATTATCCGATGGCGACATTCAACTTGTCCCAAGTGTTCTCATCCACATCAGTCTCCGTAGTTTAAGTCTCCCTTACATCCGAGACCTTATCCAAGGTCAACTCACCAGACGCGGTTGGTTAGGCCCAGAGATTTCTACGGCCGCAACCCAACTTGGGTTTAGCCCCAGTGGGCTTCTTCAAGATCCACCCGTTACCCACCGTTGGTTATCTGATTACTTGGCCCCACGTATCTCTGATCTTGCAACTGAATTAGGTTATGGCCGTAACGGTTTTTGTTTGTCCATCGTTGTCAAGATCATTACTCAATCCCCATTCAAGTACGAGGTGTTGTCGAGGATGGTTCAGCAAGGGAAGACGAACACAGAGGAGTTAAAGAGTTCTCAGATGGAAACAGAGTCGTGTTCGATCTGTCTCGACAATCTCGTGTCCGATGATGGTTCGAGTTCGAAACGTGGTGTTCCTACACGTATTACATCTTCCCATGTCTTCCACGATGGTGGTGCAAGAAAAGGAGGGAGATGCCACGTCGACATAACACGTCAGCAGATGAGATTATGTAGCAAGCTTAGATGGAATTATCGATAA